Proteins found in one Canis aureus isolate CA01 chromosome 19, VMU_Caureus_v.1.0, whole genome shotgun sequence genomic segment:
- the MKRN2 gene encoding E3 ubiquitin-protein ligase makorin-2 isoform X1, whose product MSTKQVTCRYFMHGVCREGNQCLFSHDLANSKPSTICKYYQKGYCAYGTRCRYDHTRPSAAAGGAVGTMPHGVSSPGFHSPHSASDLTASIVKTNLHEPGKREKRTLVLRDRNLSGMAEEKTCPSVVSNSGGCSDLQNSPEMKPHSYLDAIRSGLDDLEASSSYSSEQQLCPYAAAGECRFGDACVYLHGEVCEICRLRVLHPFDPEQRKAHEKICMSTFEHEMEKAFAFQASQDKVCSICMEVVLEKASASERRFGILSNCNHTYCLSCIRQWRCAKQFENPIIKSCPECRVISEFVIPSVYWVEDQNKKNELIEAFKQGMGKKACKYFEQGKGTCPFGSKCLYRHAYPDGRLAEPEKPRKQLSSEGTVRFFNSVRLWDFIENRESQHVPSTEDVDMTELGDLFMHLSGVESSEP is encoded by the exons GTATTTTATGCATGGTGTCTGTCGGGAAGGAAACCAGTGCCTGTTTTCACATGACTTGGCAAACAGCAAGCCATCCACCATCTGCAAATACTATCAGAAGGGTTACTGCGCCTATGGGACTCGATGCAG ATATGATCACACGAGGCCTTCTGCTGCAGCTGGTGGTGCTGTGGGCACCATGCCTCACGGTGTGTCCTCCCCGGGTTTCCATAGTCCTCACTCTGCTTCCGACCTCACTGCATCTATTGTGAAAACTAACTTACACGAGCCTGGGAAACGTGAGAAGAGAACATTAGTACTTAGAGACCGAA ATCTCTCTGGCATGGCTGAAGAAAAGACTTGCCCAAGTGTGGTGAGTAATTCAGGAGGCTGCAGTGATCTCCAGAACAGCCCAGAAATGAAGCCGCATTCCTACCTCGATGCGATCAGGAGTGGCCTTGATGATTTAGAAGCCAGCAGCTCCTACAGCAGTGAACAGCAGCTGTGCCCCTATGCAGCTGCTGGGGAGTGCCGGTTTGGGGATGCTTGTGTCTACCTGCATGGGGAAGTGTGTGAAATCTGTAGGTTACGAGTCCTGCATCCCTTCGACCCAGAGCAAAGGAAAGCTCATGAGAAG ATCTGCATGTCGACATTCGAACACGAGATGGAAAAGGCCTTTGCCTTCCAAGCAAGTCAGGATAAAGTATGCAGTATCTGCATGGAAGTGGTCCTTGAGAAGGCATCTGCTTCTGAGAGGAGATTTGGGATTCTCTCCAACTGCAATCACACGTACTGCTTGTCCTGCATCCGGCAGTGGAGATGTGCCAAGCAGTTTGAGAACCCAATCATTAA GTCTTGTCCAGAATGCCGTGTGATATCAGAGTTTGTAATTCCAAGTGTGTATTGGGTAGAAGATCAGAATAAAAAGAATGAGTTGATTGAAGCTTTCAAACAGGGAATGGG aaaaaaagcttGTAAATACTTTGAGCAAGGCAAGGGGACCTGCCCATTTGGAAGCAAATGCCTTTACCGCCACGCTTACCCTGACGGGCGGCTGGCAGAGCCTGAGAAGCCCCGGAAGCAGCTCAGTTCTGAGGGCACCGTGAGG TTCTTTAATTCAGTGCGGCTCTGGGATTTCATCGAGAATCGAGAAAGCCAGCATGTGCCCAGCACTGAAGATGTCGACATGACAGAGCTCGGGGACCTCTTCATGCACCTCTCTGGAGTGGAGTCGTCAGAACCCTAA
- the MKRN2 gene encoding E3 ubiquitin-protein ligase makorin-2 isoform X2 codes for MLLGEYFMHGVCREGNQCLFSHDLANSKPSTICKYYQKGYCAYGTRCRYDHTRPSAAAGGAVGTMPHGVSSPGFHSPHSASDLTASIVKTNLHEPGKREKRTLVLRDRNLSGMAEEKTCPSVVSNSGGCSDLQNSPEMKPHSYLDAIRSGLDDLEASSSYSSEQQLCPYAAAGECRFGDACVYLHGEVCEICRLRVLHPFDPEQRKAHEKICMSTFEHEMEKAFAFQASQDKVCSICMEVVLEKASASERRFGILSNCNHTYCLSCIRQWRCAKQFENPIIKSCPECRVISEFVIPSVYWVEDQNKKNELIEAFKQGMGKKACKYFEQGKGTCPFGSKCLYRHAYPDGRLAEPEKPRKQLSSEGTVRFFNSVRLWDFIENRESQHVPSTEDVDMTELGDLFMHLSGVESSEP; via the exons GTATTTTATGCATGGTGTCTGTCGGGAAGGAAACCAGTGCCTGTTTTCACATGACTTGGCAAACAGCAAGCCATCCACCATCTGCAAATACTATCAGAAGGGTTACTGCGCCTATGGGACTCGATGCAG ATATGATCACACGAGGCCTTCTGCTGCAGCTGGTGGTGCTGTGGGCACCATGCCTCACGGTGTGTCCTCCCCGGGTTTCCATAGTCCTCACTCTGCTTCCGACCTCACTGCATCTATTGTGAAAACTAACTTACACGAGCCTGGGAAACGTGAGAAGAGAACATTAGTACTTAGAGACCGAA ATCTCTCTGGCATGGCTGAAGAAAAGACTTGCCCAAGTGTGGTGAGTAATTCAGGAGGCTGCAGTGATCTCCAGAACAGCCCAGAAATGAAGCCGCATTCCTACCTCGATGCGATCAGGAGTGGCCTTGATGATTTAGAAGCCAGCAGCTCCTACAGCAGTGAACAGCAGCTGTGCCCCTATGCAGCTGCTGGGGAGTGCCGGTTTGGGGATGCTTGTGTCTACCTGCATGGGGAAGTGTGTGAAATCTGTAGGTTACGAGTCCTGCATCCCTTCGACCCAGAGCAAAGGAAAGCTCATGAGAAG ATCTGCATGTCGACATTCGAACACGAGATGGAAAAGGCCTTTGCCTTCCAAGCAAGTCAGGATAAAGTATGCAGTATCTGCATGGAAGTGGTCCTTGAGAAGGCATCTGCTTCTGAGAGGAGATTTGGGATTCTCTCCAACTGCAATCACACGTACTGCTTGTCCTGCATCCGGCAGTGGAGATGTGCCAAGCAGTTTGAGAACCCAATCATTAA GTCTTGTCCAGAATGCCGTGTGATATCAGAGTTTGTAATTCCAAGTGTGTATTGGGTAGAAGATCAGAATAAAAAGAATGAGTTGATTGAAGCTTTCAAACAGGGAATGGG aaaaaaagcttGTAAATACTTTGAGCAAGGCAAGGGGACCTGCCCATTTGGAAGCAAATGCCTTTACCGCCACGCTTACCCTGACGGGCGGCTGGCAGAGCCTGAGAAGCCCCGGAAGCAGCTCAGTTCTGAGGGCACCGTGAGG TTCTTTAATTCAGTGCGGCTCTGGGATTTCATCGAGAATCGAGAAAGCCAGCATGTGCCCAGCACTGAAGATGTCGACATGACAGAGCTCGGGGACCTCTTCATGCACCTCTCTGGAGTGGAGTCGTCAGAACCCTAA